TGCGATGGTACGTTGACAAGGCCAACAAGCCACGTTTCCGGAAGTTTCCTGCATCTCTGAAGACTGGGTCTGACCTCAAGAGATGGCTGCTGTACACTTTTTGCAACTGGTTTGATGTCACAGTTCAGCTCCAGCTTTGCATCCCAAGAACACTAACCTGCTTCGGCAGGTCCACTTTATACACCTTGAAAGGCCTGGAAACTTCCTGGCTGCCACAGGCCTATCTTTCTTTCCTGCTCATCCGATAAACAGCTGTGCCCTATAGTGAGACTTCCTAGACAAAAAAAAACGTGGAGCAGTTTAGCAAAATGTGCCTTCCATGGTGCTCAACGACAAAAAAGAAGCGTGTGTGTACGtggatatgtgtgcatgtgtattttaCTATTTATATTGTGCAAACTTTTGGATCTCGGGGATTCGGGCTGTGAGCTTAATGCACAATTATGGTTGAAAATGTTTGCTTGTTCTACAGAAGATGTTGAATGTTTTGTGACCATCTAAGTTGTAACAGTGGATTGCTTGATGTGTAGGTGTTCTGATTAAATACGGGGACTGTTTAGAAACCCCTCCAAGGAGAAGATCTCTCCTGGAGAAGGTGCATCAGGGTTTGTTCCATGGTGTGGTGTGGGTGGGCAGGGGCTGCATGGCTGTTCGGGCAGAATTTGGATCCTTTGTTCAGACTTCCCCCAATTTTTTTGAGGTGTCCACATTCAACCGCTTGAGCTTTGTTttggcaacctgtggcctgaggtGGCTGGCAGGCTGTTCTTTGCCTTGTCTCTGAGGCTGAGGACCCGAAAGCAGCTTCTGCTTGGAGGAGGAAgtagacatttattttttttactgtaactTGTTCAGGACcacattttacaaaatgccttGTTTCATTTATTAGTGTTTCTAGAAAGGAAAGTTCTGTTAAAAtggttttcatttaaaatagaatagtgttttttttttaaaaaaagattagggcttattttgaaaaattctgaatttaattCAAAGGTATGACAATACCTTCTAAAAGTACGGTAATATTCACAGACAGCTGTTCCGATCAGATGGCTTAGAGAAATTTCTGGAATACTCACATCCAAACACTCCGTATTAATGAATGTCTTTGACTTAAATCTAACCAAAACCTGCAACATTattctttgtacattttcattatatAAGTGTTCACAAGCTCAcctgcaaacaaataaaatacttaagcTATTTGTTTACAAGAAAATTCCAGTGCGTCTTGAGAAACGAACAGGCCAGTGTCCCCGAGCCTGAAATCTGCCCATCAGCATTGTGGGAACTGCTGAGCGCTGCTCCCCAAGGCATCCGTCCGTCCTGGGGGTGCCGGCTTCCTCCCCTGACCCCTGGGGGCATCCTGGAGGCCCCCTAACACACAGGGTGCTGCTGCTGTCACCCCGCCAAGAGAGGGTACCCAAGACGTCACCTGAGGCAGAACAAATCTCCGTGACCCTCAGGTGTCCTGGCCCCAGGGCCCTTGCACAGGCCGCTCCCCACCTGTGACTGGCCTCCTTGCTTTATAACAGGGTCCCTCTCTGAAGGCGTCCCAGCCAGGCCACTAAAGCAATGTCCCCTCGCGCTCTCCCCCCTGGCCTGGCTTTCTTTGCTTTGGGGCATTTATCACCCCCAGTATATGCCTTGTGTAATGATCTAGTATCTGTCCCTCACTGGGGACACCTGACAATGTCTGGGGCCATTGGTGGTTGTCACGATTCGGGGGTGCTGCTGGCATTGAAGGggggagcccagggaggctgCTCGGCACCCTACAGTGCCCAGAACACCCCACCACGAAAAGGAGTGAGGTTCTGACACACGGGTGCTCGCCGCTCGGCACCCCGCAAAGCCAGACCCAGAAGGACCGTGTATCGTGCGGCTGTACACACGTGAAACATCTCCAACAGGCGCATTTGTGGAGACGGGAAGGAGACAGAGGTGGCCAGGGGTTGGGGGGCTGGTGAGGGGGGTGCTGCCCCCCCGGTGCAGCCTCTCTTGGGGCCTTGGGAGAGCTTTGGTCACAGATGTTGGCGATGGCTGCACAACACAGAATGCCATGAACGCCACTGAGTTTTACACTTAAAAAacgttaaaatgggaaattttatggcATATATATGGtagcacaataaaaataaattagttttttCAAAACCCCCACAAAAAGGATCTGGCCCCAATGTTGGCAGTGTGGGTAGGGGCCGGGGACACCCCCAAACCCCCGAATGGCCCGCAGAGTCTGACGGGGCCTGATCTTGTGTGGACGGAGGCCCGGCCTGCAGCCTCCGAGGGGGCCATCCCTGCCCACCCACAGTGCCGCCACGTTCCTCACTCCTACCTGCCCGGCCCAGCTCTCTCCTGCATGGCAGGGCGCCCGGTGAGCATTCAGTCCTCAGCCAGAACCCAAAGGCTGCCAGGTGGGCTCTGGACAGGCAGGGAGAGCCACGGGCCAGTGGGGTGAGAACCGGGAGTCATTGCTGGAGGCAGGTTGGTCAATGGCTTCACCCAAAACTGACCAAGAGCTCATGGCcggtgctgggtgctgggtgctgagTACTAGGTATGAAGTGCTGGGCACTGAGTCCTCAGTGCTGGGTGCTGAGTCCTCCGTGCTGGGTGCTAGGTACTAAGTGCTGGGCACTGACTCCTCAGTGCTGGGTGAGGCCAGGGTGGGTAGGACACATGCCCTGCTCTTCCTGGCAGGGTGGAGGGTCCGCAGCTGGGGTCCCAGCAGGTGTGAAGGAGCTGCAAGCAATGTCCCTTGCATCTTCTGATTTTCTGGGTGCCGGTGAGACCCAGACGTGGAAACTCAACACCCCCCCAGTGCACCCCACTAACGTCTCCCACAGAAACACAAACAGGAGCCGGCAGCGGCCCTACACGCTGTTATTACGGCTGATTCAGTCCGTGAAGCCGGGGCCGCCTcctaattttctcctttgtctcctGATCAAGGAGGGGATCCCAGTCGCTTCCACCCAGCTGTCGGGTGCCGGGAACCCCTGGGGGAGCGCCGAAGGCAGAGAAGACCCAATCGAACTCTCCCGGTGGGGCTCCGAATGGCGCCCCCACATCATCACAACCCCGTCCCGGGAGGAGAGCCCCCCGGGGAGCTGGGGAAGCCGCTGAGTGTTTGTGGGACCGGCCGCCGGGCTCTGGGCAGGTAACAGTCCGCGAGTCGCCCCTTTCCTCTTGCTCTCACATGCACAACCTCGAAGGGAACTGGGTCCCGTCGCTCACCTCGGGTTTTTTATGACTCGCTGCAGGGCCCCCTCGGCACTGCTGACACGTGGGCCGGATGGTTCcctggggggtggtgggggacTCCTGGGCATGGGGGGGTAGAGCTGCACCCCCGGGCTCTGCCCACTCAACACCCCTCACCGCGACAAGCCACGGATGTCTCCAGACGTGGCCCACTGAGCCCGAGGGACAGACGCCCTGAGTGAGCGAGGGCCACCGGGCCACCGACCATGACCCAGGAAAGCTGTTGTCGCCACAGTCCACGCTCCCAGGGCCATGTGGTGGTGGCCGTGGCCGGAGCTGCTGATTTCAGGCCTGTTTTGGGCCCCCTCGGCCTCCTCCCGCTCCAGTGTGGAGACGGCCGCTTCCTCGGCAGTGACAGTGCTGACCAACGCCGGCCGAAGGGATGCCCGGTCACCTGCAGCTTCAGCTGTCTCGGCCCTGTCCTGGGGTGGCCCCGGAACGTGGGGATGTCACGGCCGACTCTGCACCTGCAACCTCCCCCCATGGCAGACAGGAGGGGCGGCAgaggggccctggggtggggggagacggGGGTGGGTGCACCCATCCTTCCAACAGCCCTTCTCCCCCCTTCCAAACCTCATGTGCTGGTCCCGAAACACTCGGTGGGGCCTGGGGGCTGGCCTGGGCCATGGGGTGCTCAGGGGAGAGGGGAGACCTGGGGCgggagctgctgctgctcccgGGGGCCCcacagggtgggggaggggagaggaccccGCCGCGTAATCCTGCAGCCATGGGGGTCATGGGGAAAGGGGGGTGTGTCTGGGAACCCTGGGGGCATCTGGGTCCCGTGACCCCCCCTGCAGCCTGCTCTCTGCCTGAGAGGGGTCCCCGCCTTTTGGTGGGGGCAGCTCGTcccctccaccaccccacccaccccatgcCCACTCTGGATCCTTCCCTGGCCGTGACCCAGGAGCTCCATGAGAACCGCCCCAGCGGCCAAGCGGAGACTCCCAGCCCCTGAAGAAAgtgaagtggggggtggggggcaccccaCCAGGCCTGGAACACGGCAGAGGTTCCACACCCACTGGGCCATTCTCCTGGCACAAGGATGGGGTGAGTCTGAGCAGGTTCTGAGATGGGTTCCCTGAAAAAGCTCCAGAGAGAAGCCCCTCGAAATGGGCCCAACACCTCAGACAGGGATGGGGCGGGGGGCCCTGGCTAGGGTGGAAGTCGGGGGACAGGTCTCGGATGTATCACCCAGGGCCTGCAAGAGTGTGGGCTGGCACCCCAGTTTATTTACAATGGTCAAAACGATCAGGAAGCAAGAGCAGCTCCCCCATCAGCTCTGCTCCCCGATACCCTCATAAACCAACGCCACAGGGGGCTGGGCCTGGTCCAAGGCCGCTACTTCTGGTGCTTGGTGGAGCAGGGTGGGTGGAAGTGGACCCGCCTGCCCGGGGCGTCCACTCTGGGGTGAGCAGTGAGCAGTGAGCTGATCCTGGAACTCCCGAGCTGGCCGGGAGGGATGTACCGGAGCTCCCAAGCCCAGAGCCGTGGTGCAGACACAGGCACGAGCGGGTTCCCGCCAAGGAGCGGCTTCTTGCCGGGGCCTTAAATGCCCACGGCTGCTCAGCCTTGGCAGCTGGTACCAGGGACGGCATGGGCAGCAGGCCGCTGGGGCCCAGGAGGGAGATCAGGGTGCTCAGCCCCTCCACCGACCTGCTCAGCGGACGAAAAGCAGCAGTGCGAGTAACAAGCAGCCCCTGGGGGACTGTGACAGAGCCGGGACACTGGCGGCTGGAGGGTACAGCGAGGCTGGAGAGGCCCATGTGGAGGCCCGGCTCAGACGCCAGGCCCACGCCACCATCCTCTGCAGCCGGCGGGGTCCCAGATCCCCTCGGAAGAGGCGGCTCCTCTTGACTCGCCAGCCAGGGTCGCCGTGACAACACACCTGGCTAAGGACGGGCGGCTCCGGCGAGTTCCGCCAGCCTGCCTGTGCCGTCAGTCTCTGCTCTCCATCCCCTCCAAGGGGGTGACCGTGGTTTCCGTTAGTCTCTCTGTTGGGGTCCCCATGGCCTGGCTCTGGCCTCACACCCAGTGAATCTTTATCTGGAGAGCCTGGGAGTGGGCTGGGCCTCAGCTGCTCGAGCAACTCTCGGGGCTCCTGTTCCCTCAGAAACTGCACACTCGCCCGACCCAGCGGTCCCGGGGGCAGCAGCCAGCCGCTGGCCCCAGCCCCTACTCTAGAGCAACTTGCCCATCCTGGGGGCTGCACCCAGTGTGGAGGACAGCGTTCCTGGGGGTGCAGAGTGAGCCACTGGGAATAACCTCGGCGGGCTGAGGCCCAGAATCCAGCCCCTCTAACTGTGGCCTTCGTGACATCCTTCTGGACatcaggatgggggtggggcgaCGAGCCACCAGGCCTGAGGACAGAGGACAGAGGCTCTGGAACGGCCAGCGCGGCCCGAGACTGGGACCCAACGGAACAGACGCTCCATGTCCTTGTCCcccggctgggggtggggtgggggtatgtccgagccagccccctgcccctggccctgCTCCCGCCTGCCGTCAGGTACCGGATCCTTCTGCCCGACGTCCCCGCGCTCAAACAGCACCGGCAGATacttttaaaaggattttttaaGAGAGTAGCAGCGCCCTGGGGCTCAGGCTGTGGGGTCCGTGGGGCCACTGGGCCCGTGTGCAGGCAGCTCGCCCTGTCTTGAGGCGCATCAGGGGCGGCGCTGCAGCGGCCCGAGGACACTCACCACTTGAGGAAATCCATGGTGGCCAGGACGGCATAGCCCAGCACCAGGAAGAGGACCTTGAGCAGCCGGTCGTTCTTCTCCTCCAGCTCCTTCGCCAGGATCTCGAAGAAAGTGACAAAGAGGAAGGTGCCGCCAGCCAGGCCCTGCAGCAGCACCGAGGCCACGCTGCCCGGCAGGCTGGGGGCGCTCTGGATGCCCAGGCCGGCGCCGATGCCCAGCGGGATCATGACGCTCACGGTGACCGCCAGCTTGGCCGCGTCGCGCAGGGGCAGGGCGCTGCGGGCCATGCTGACGCCCAGGGCCACGGCCACCAGCGTCTCGTGGAGGGCCACGCCCACGAACAGGCCGGCCACCCGCTGACCCTCCTCCTGCAGGCCCAGGGCCACGCCCTCGAAGACCGAGTGGGTGGACAGGGCGAAGACCAGGCTGAGCAGGCGCAGCGGGCCGGGCCGGGCCAGCTCCGGGGCGCGCAGGCCGTGGCCGTGGCCGTGGCTGTGGCCGCGCCCGGCCGTCCCCATGAAGGGGCTCTCGTACTCCGAGTCGCTGCCCGCGTCCGAGCCGGCGTTGAAGGTCTCCAGGTCGATGAAGGATGGCTGCTCCTTGCGGAAGGTCAGCACGAGCTGCTCCAGGAAGACGGTCAGGAAGAAGCCGAGCAGCATGATGGTCTCTGCCAGTGGGTACTCGGTGCTGATGTGGCCGAGGCTCAGAACTCTCTGGAGCTGcagtgggggcggggggaggacaCGCGAGAGAGAGTCGGCCAGGGGCAGGGGAGCCCAGCGCTCGGACAGGGTTGGCCGACTCAACTGTTTGCTTAGACAaggttaaaattttttaaaacatgggtgtgaatctccctggcaatgcgggatgtgactcctggggatgaatctggacccggcatcgtgggattgggaacatcttcttgatcaaaagggggatgggaaatgaaacggaataaagcttcagtggctgagagattccaaatggagtcgagaggtcactctggaggacattcttatgcactatatagataacactttttaggttttaaagtattgcaatagctagaagtaaatacctgaaactaccaaactccaacccagtagccttgactcttgaagacgattgtataacagtgtagcttacaaggggtgacagtgtgattgtgaaatccttgtggatcacactccctttatccagtgtctggacggatgagtagaacaatgtgaacaaaaactaaatgaaaaatagggtgggatggggggatggtttaggtgttcttttctacttttattttttgttcttattctgattctctctggtgtaaggaaaacgttcaaaaatagattggggtgatgaatgcacaactatatgatggtgctgtgaacggctgactgtacaccatgggtgactatatgatgtgtgaatacatctcaataaaactgaatcaaaaaaaGGGGGGGCTCATCCtagatgaattttttaaaaaagccaattacAAAAGCAAGCAGGAGGTCTCACATTATGTTGACCACATCAaccaaaaagttttaaaaaccctAACGCTCAGACGCTCAGGGCAGGAGACACGGGGCCTTCTTGGCCGACCCGAGCCCCACCCGGGGTGCCGAGGACGACAGTCCCCGGGGAACATGGGGCCCGGGTGCAggagggaccccccccccccgccaacaGCTTGGGGAGTCCAGACACAGGCTGTGTGCACTGGACATGGAGGCACTCCCACCATTTCACAGTCCCAACCCTCTCTTCCCCTCGGGTGCCCACACCCAGCTGCCTTCTCTGGCCCAGGGTAGGACTCTGTTTCTGGAAGGTTCCGGCCCCCTGGGTGACCGTGCTGAGAAAGGAGATGAGGCTCACCGCACGTCCAGCCACCTCTATCAGATCCCTTGAACCTGTGGCCTCCGATGAAATCTCCCACGGTGACGGAAACATCCTGTCTGTCTGTGCTGCCCAGTGTGGAAACCCCCAGCCACACATGGCCTTGGAGAACTTGCAATGTAGCGGGTGTGGCCAAGAACCAGAATATTGGATTTTATTTAAGTTGTATTAATTTTATCGTAAATGGCCACACACGGCAGGCGGCTGACACATGGGACGATGCAGCTTTGGATGGTGGCAGCAAGGAAGgagggtgtgtgtggggtggggtgggggtttcCTAGGAGCCCGGGTTAATTTTCTCTGGACTCATAAAGAGGTTTGCGTGCGCCAAGCTCTTCTCAGCCTCAGGGCCAAGAACAGGCCGCCCACTGGGTCTGGAATGTTCCTCCTTCACCTGTACCCATGGCTGCTTCACTCTGCCCCTCAGGGGACACCCAGAGACATCTGTGATCGTCACAGGTTGTCACAACTGCAGGGGGCGCTGCTCGCATTGGGCGGGGGGAGCGCAGGGAGGCTGCTCACACCCTTCAGGGCCCAGGatgcccccaccccagaccctgaTCGGCCCTAAATGTCAACAGTGCCGCGACAGGAAGCCCTGCTCTGTGGGTTTCAATCGCAGGCTTCTGGCTCTACCAGGAAAAGCTGCCAAACCACACTCAGGGGACAGGTAGGGAGGCTGTCAGGGGGCCCAGGCCCCAGATGAGAAAACCTGTATTTGAGATTGTAACCAGCCAACTCAGTGGCCTTCAACCGGGGATGACTGATTCTGTGGCTCAGGGGACACCTGGAGACATCTGGAGACATTTAGGGTTGTCACAACTGTGGGGGGCACTCCTGGCATCGAGTGCGGGGAACCCAGGGAGCCTGCTGGGCACCTACAACGAGCAGGGTGCCCCCACCTTAGAGAATGATCCGGCTCCAAATGCCAGCCATGCAGAGCTGGGAAACCCTAACGTGTGTGTCTTTGATGATTTTGATCTCGTCTGTCCGTGTGGTCTAATATGGTAGCTGTTCACCACATGTAGCTGTTCAGACTCAAATTAATTACGATGAAATGAAACCCAGCCTTCCCATCCTCGGGCTCACTTCGTCACCCGGGGCCAGTGGCTCCCGTACCGGACAGTGCATGCCGTTTGCAATGGAAGTTCCATGATCGCGTGCACCACGTGGTTTTGATGTCCACCCTGAATGGCGCTCAGTAAATGTCTGTGACATGCACGCCCCAGGAGCTCTATTCCTGGGAGTCACTGAAAAGTGCAAAGAAGCTCAAATATGGCCTCTGCAGTGTCATTTGGAGCGGCCGGAGCATAAAGCTGCACCCAAGGAAAATGTTCGTGCACAGGAGATGACTTAGTGCACACTGACGTGCAAAGTTGGCGAAAGGTTAGGAATACAGGCGAGTGTGGAAAGCTGCACTTATGAAGCCAAAGGAACAACCAGGGAGCAGGTTTCTGGGTGCCAGGGTAAGTGCA
This Choloepus didactylus isolate mChoDid1 chromosome 25 unlocalized genomic scaffold, mChoDid1.pri SUPER_25_unloc1, whole genome shotgun sequence DNA region includes the following protein-coding sequences:
- the SLC39A3 gene encoding zinc transporter ZIP3, which codes for MVKLLAAKVLCMVGVLLLMLLGSLLPVKFIESDFEKAHRSKKILSLCNTFGGGVFLATCFNALLPTVREKLQRVLSLGHISTEYPLAETIMLLGFFLTVFLEQLVLTFRKEQPSFIDLETFNAGSDAGSDSEYESPFMGTAGRGHSHGHGHGLRAPELARPGPLRLLSLVFALSTHSVFEGVALGLQEEGQRVAGLFVGVALHETLVAVALGVSMARSALPLRDAAKLAVTVSVMIPLGIGAGLGIQSAPSLPGSVASVLLQGLAGGTFLFVTFFEILAKELEEKNDRLLKVLFLVLGYAVLATMDFLKW